One Brassica napus cultivar Da-Ae chromosome A5, Da-Ae, whole genome shotgun sequence DNA window includes the following coding sequences:
- the LOC106453330 gene encoding late embryogenesis abundant protein M17-like isoform X2, with the protein MGSLKSLVILALLFSLSVAVFADTSNDASTPKDEVKPSEATDAEAEANDVVVEPQQRVRCGCINGCCGICNYGRCSYCCPRQQSEEAVETEAIDANVVEPQQGGRCGCRYRCCGICRYGRCSYCCPRQQSEEAVETEAIDANVVEPQQGGRCGCRYRCCGICRYGRCSYCCPRAQAEAEVIEPQQRSRCRYGCCGSYAYGQCSACCSKKMATEEAEKKEEAKP; encoded by the exons ATGGGAAGCCTCAAATCTCTGGTTATCTTGGCTTTGCTTTTTTCCCTCTCTGTCGCTGTTTTTGCCGACACATCCAACGATGCTTCTACAC CTAAAGATGAAGTGAAGCCAAGTGAAGCGACCGAT GCCGAAGCCGAGGCCAACGATGTTGTTGTTGAACCTCAGCAGCGGGTCCGTTGTGGCTGTATAAACGGGTGTTGCGGAATCTGCAATTATGGACGGTGCAGCTACTGTTGTCCCAGACAACAATCCGAGGAGGCCGTGGAAACCGAAGCTATTGATGCCAACGTTGTTGAACCTCAGCAAGGGGGCCGTTGTGGCTGTAGATACAGATGTTGCGGAATCTGCCGTTATGGACGGTGCAGCTACTGTTGTCCCAGACAACAATCCGAGGAGGCCGTGGAAACCGAAGCTATTGATGCCAACGTTGTTGAACCTCAGCAAGGGGGCCGTTGTGGCTGTAGATACAGATGTTGCGGAATCTGCCGTTATGGACGGTGCAGCTACTGTTGCCCACGTGCTCAAGCGGAGGCTGAAGTTATTGAGCCCCAACAACGTAGCAGATGTAGGTACGGTTGCTGCGGAAGCTACGCTTATGGGCAGTGCAGTGCTTGTTGTTCCAAGAagatggctactgaagaagcgGAGAAAAAGGAAGAAGCTAAGCCATGA
- the LOC106453330 gene encoding late embryogenesis abundant protein M17-like isoform X1 — MGSLKSLVILALLFSLSVAVFADTSNDASTPKDEVKPSEATDAIGQQQPQAAEAEAEANDVVVEPQQRVRCGCINGCCGICNYGRCSYCCPRQQSEEAVETEAIDANVVEPQQGGRCGCRYRCCGICRYGRCSYCCPRQQSEEAVETEAIDANVVEPQQGGRCGCRYRCCGICRYGRCSYCCPRAQAEAEVIEPQQRSRCRYGCCGSYAYGQCSACCSKKMATEEAEKKEEAKP; from the exons ATGGGAAGCCTCAAATCTCTGGTTATCTTGGCTTTGCTTTTTTCCCTCTCTGTCGCTGTTTTTGCCGACACATCCAACGATGCTTCTACAC CTAAAGATGAAGTGAAGCCAAGTGAAGCGACCGATGCCATAGGGCAACAACAACCCCAGGCTGCGGAGGCCGAAGCCGAGGCCAACGATGTTGTTGTTGAACCTCAGCAGCGGGTCCGTTGTGGCTGTATAAACGGGTGTTGCGGAATCTGCAATTATGGACGGTGCAGCTACTGTTGTCCCAGACAACAATCCGAGGAGGCCGTGGAAACCGAAGCTATTGATGCCAACGTTGTTGAACCTCAGCAAGGGGGCCGTTGTGGCTGTAGATACAGATGTTGCGGAATCTGCCGTTATGGACGGTGCAGCTACTGTTGTCCCAGACAACAATCCGAGGAGGCCGTGGAAACCGAAGCTATTGATGCCAACGTTGTTGAACCTCAGCAAGGGGGCCGTTGTGGCTGTAGATACAGATGTTGCGGAATCTGCCGTTATGGACGGTGCAGCTACTGTTGCCCACGTGCTCAAGCGGAGGCTGAAGTTATTGAGCCCCAACAACGTAGCAGATGTAGGTACGGTTGCTGCGGAAGCTACGCTTATGGGCAGTGCAGTGCTTGTTGTTCCAAGAagatggctactgaagaagcgGAGAAAAAGGAAGAAGCTAAGCCATGA
- the LOC125608887 gene encoding late embryogenesis abundant protein M17-like, with translation MGRLKSLVILALLFSLSFVVFADSSKDASTHAKDEVKPSEATDAQAAEAVAKDVVAEPQQGRWPGGCRYGCCGGWFFGRCNYCCRSPQAEETVETEAVEANVVEPQQGGRGGCRYGCCGSWRYGRCSYCCRSPQAEETVETEAVDANVVEPQQGGRGGCRYGCCGSWRYGRCTYCCRSPQAETVETEAVDANVVEPQQGGRGGCRYGCCGSWRYGRCSYCCRNPQTETVETEAVDANVVEPQQGGRGGCRYGCCGSWRYGRCSYCCRGAQAESEGQKKEEAKP, from the exons ATGGGAAGGCTCAAGTCTCTGGTTATCTTGGCTTTGCTTTTTTCCCTCTCTTTCGTTGTTTTTGCCGACTCATCCAAGGATGCTTCTACACATG CTAAGGATGAAGTGAAGCCAAGTGAAGCGACCGATGCCCAGGCTGCGGAGGCCGTGGCCAAGGATGTTGTTGCAGAGCCCCAGCAAGGACGATGGCCTGGTGGTTGTAGGTACGGATGTTGCGGTGGCTGGTTTTTTGGACGGTGCAACTACTGTTGTCGTAGTCCACAAGCCGAGGAGACCGTGGAAACTGAAGCTGTTGAGGCCAACGTTGTTGAACCTCAGCAGGGGGGTCGTGGTGGCTGTAGATACGGATGTTGCGGATCCTGGCGTTACGGACGGTGCAGCTACTGTTGTCGCAGTCCACAAGCCGAGGAAACCGTGGAAACCGAAGCTGTTGATGCCAACGTTGTCGAACCTCAGCAGGGGGGTCGTGGTGGCTGTAGATACGGATGTTGCGGATCCTGGCGTTATGGACGGTGCACCTACTGTTGTCGCAGTCCACAAGCCGAGACCGTGGAAACCGAAGCTGTTGATGCCAACGTTGTAGAACCTCAACAGGGGGGTCGTGGTGGCTGTAGATACGGATGTTGCGGATCCTGGCGTTATGGACGGTGCAGCTACTGTTGTCGCAATCCACAAACCGAGACCGTGGAAACCGAAGCTGTTGATGCCAACGTTGTTGAACCTCAGCAGGGGGGTCGTGGTGGCTGTAGATACGGATGTTGCGGATCCTGGCGTTATGGACGGTGCAGCTACTGTTGCCGAGGTGCTCAAGCGGAGTCTGAAGGGCAGAAAAAGGAAGAAGCTAAGCCATGA